The following is a genomic window from Triplophysa dalaica isolate WHDGS20190420 chromosome 22, ASM1584641v1, whole genome shotgun sequence.
GCGAAATGACTAGGCGAGCACGTTTTTATGACATATTCACTGTTCATCGTTTATACAGTTTGTTACCCCAAAACCCTTCATGGCACATAGTTGTACCCAATGCTGAAGGTGGTGAAATGACGGCTTTGCTACTTTTGCTGATTTTTCtggtgtgtttttaaatgttcaggTGAGAGTTCTGGCCCGATTTTTCTTTATCTTCAGTTTCTTCACACAggaatactttatgtagttttgtacaatttgtttcttttttttctaaatcaacTCTTTAAAAAGGTCAAGGAAATGCAAACTTGTTTGACTTAGACTACTGGGAAACTGAGgataaaactgtacatttctGAAGTTCAAAGAAAGTGTCCAATAAGGATTTGGTTTaataaacatgaaacatgttCTTAATATGTGTCTTTGTCATATATGTATATCTAGATTTGCAAATATGATGCATGTATTTATAATGTTAGACAAAGCCCTTTCAAATATCAGAATTTTACATAAATGAGTTTAAATGAGCAATTGATGCTGTCTCcaaatttgtattgtttaaagaAGTCCTTGTTGTATGTTATTGAAAAAGTAGTTGCACcaccaatatttttatttatatttacgtATTTTGTTAACAATTTAAAGCCATTGGCATATCAGCTATAGCATGAAAAGGGCAATATGACAAACAGGTTGTTTATCAAATGAAGGCACTGAGTTCTATAATGTCTGTAAAATCCAACAATTTCTCTGAATaaacgcaaatatttttttataaacttaaaTGCATTAATACATTTGTTATAAATAACTCAGTTCCaagcctgtatacatttctttgtttgcctgaacacaaagaaagatatttggaagaatgtagacAGTTGGGAAATCATTGACCACcttaatagaaaatattaaaaggtttcctgtagctcagtggtaagagaatagtgtaacaacgcaaggttgtgggtatgataccaggggattgcaaatacctatgtaaaatgtataggataaagcaatgctaattgctttggataaaaccgtctgccaaataactaaaaatgtaaattaaaatggtCGTTAAAGGTTTCCCCAAAAGAGTGCTTTTCTACATTCcttcaacaacacaaaacaaaattgtccctactatggtagtcaatgatgtcccagaactgtcagtAGGTAACTTTTTTACATatacgggtttggaacaacttaaagctgagtaattcatgacagaattttcagatttttttgggtggagtatccctttaaatggatCCTACCCATgatcacaaaaaatgtaaactagAAATAAGTATATCTTACTGTATGTTTTGATCTAATCTAATGACaaaagttcaaataaataaGCAAGTGACAAACATCTATAGGTTTGTGCCTCTTGAGCTTCCTCAGAAGTGATGCGGAACGTTTATCGCTATCGTGTGTTTTCCAGACGGAGCGGTTTATGTGTAACGCAGCTCATATACCACCCATGTGAAGTGACTTCATGGATAATATCTGTTCAAAATCTTAAATCATGGAAAATATCACGGATGGGAAATGGGAAAGTTTACCCGTGAAACTTCACGACAGCATATCACAGACTCTTAAAGAGCTGAAGTTTACATACATGACACCGGTCCAGGTATTAAGCGTTCAGTTCTCTCACTCGCATGCACTGTTTACCATACAAACTTAGATTTTCTACAGTAATCAGTCAAATGTACCGTAATTATACGCTAGCCATGATATTTGTAATACAACTATAGTATACACATCAGTATGCTTAGTACACgtatacaaaatgtataatcaGATTTTAAGTTTCCTAACAAATTGTCTTATTTTCAGTCCGCCTGCATCCCTTTGTTCATGAGAAATAAAGATGTTGCTGCTGAGGCTGTGAGTTCTGAAGTTTGTCtgtgtatgtaatgtttattaaaatgtgacGGCTGTCTGTCAGCACATCATTTATATatcataataatgtttttatctgtCTGTAGGTTACTGGGAGTGGAAAGACTCTTGCCTTTGTGATTCCTGTTTTAGAAATCCTTTTAAAGCGAGAAGAGAAGTTGAGAAAGATGCAGGTCAGTGTGAAAATGCAGATGAACTTTACAGATCATGGATGTGTTTTTGATCAAGACATTTACCTCAGGTTACCCTAAAAGGATTCAACTTGCAATTATTGTATGGTAGCGTCACACAGCTGTGGTCCACATTTCAGTTTTCACCTAAAAATACTGACATatgatgtatttaaatacagtttgatTTGTTTGATCTTTTGGAGCAGGTTTGTGTTAGATCATTAATATCACTTcatatcttttaaatattttcggTAGTAAATCTTTAAATTCATGTCGTTGTTATCCAAAAATCATCAGCCTAAAAACACTTTTGCACATCTGACTCTTTATGCTTCTGCCAAATGATAAATGACATCTTGCACATCAGATATTGATTTTCATCCGCACATCCCTTATTATTGTGTTCTCAGGTCGGTGCTCTGATCATAACACCCACCCGTGAGCTCGCCCTGCAGATTACTGAAGTGATGGGGCGATTTCTGGAGAAATTCCCTCAGTTTAGGTGAGTGGAAGTTCATACCATCTGCTGAACCATCTgacaatgtaaatgtattaaaacatgCGAATTGCAGACAGATTCTTTTAATCGGCGGCAGTAACCCCATCGAAGATGTCGAAAAGTTTAAAAACCAGGGGTGAGTATTTCAGTTACAGCATTTGCATCATTCACAATTATtcagaaatggaaataaaattAGCAAATATAATGATCTGTGCGCTTCATAGAGCCAATATCGTGGTTGCCACTCCTGGCCGTTTGGAGGACATGTTCAGGAGGAAGGCTGATGGCCTGGATCTGGCCACGGCCGTGAAGTCTCTGGATGTGTTAGTGTTGGATGAGGCGGATAGATTGTTGGACATGGGCTTTGAAATGAGGTACTGATCACAATATGTTGAAGATTTTAGAGTATTCAACCATAGTTCCATCATCTATATGTCTCTGTGCAGTTTGAACACTATTCTGGAGTATTTGCCCAAGCAGCGACGCACTGGGCTTTTCTCTGCCACACAGACGCAAGAGCTGGAGAAGTTAGTGAGGGCTGGTCTGAGAAATCCCGTTCGTGTCACAGTGAAGGAGAAAGGCGTTGCAGAATCAAGTGTGCAGAAAACCCCAGCGAGGCTCAGTAACTATTATACAGTGAGTcatctacaaacacacaacctttTAAAAATATCACGTTAATTCAAAATTGACTTTTTCTTAATATCGTCTTCAACGTGTACAGGTTTGTCGAGCGGAGGAGAAGTTCAACAATCTGGTGGCGTTTCTCAGGCAGCACAAACACGAGAAGCTGCTTGTGTTTTTCAGGTTTGGATTCGCCTTCGTGTCCAATTATCTTCACCGTTTCATTCAACCCTTTCTGAATTACATTCATGTGTCCGCAGCACCTGCGCATGCGTGGAGTATTTCGGGAAAGCCCTGGAGGTCTTAATCAAGGGTGTCGCCGTCCGCTGCATCCACGGCAAGATGAAGGAGAAACGGAACAAGATCTTCGCAGGTTTCCGGGAGCTGAAGAGGTAAGAGTGTCACATCATTCTGCAGACGGACCGAGAGACCGAGAATGAATCAATCGCTTACAGTGTTTTTGCTTTCGTGAAGCGGGATTCTCGTGTGCACAGACGTCATGGCGAGAGGCATCGACATCCCAGAAGTCAACTGGGTTCTGCAGTGCGACCCACCGAGCTGCGCAAGGTAACAGGGACACAGAGTATCAGAGATCATTTGTGCAAATGCATTGCTTGGTTTTGTAGTCCGATTCATTGATGATTATTGGCATCTCTACTTTAGTTCGTTTGTGCATCGGTGTGGGCGGACTGCTCGTATTGGAAACCATGGCAACGCACTTGTCTTCCTTCTACCAATGGAAGAGTCGTACGTTAATTTCCTCTCCATCAACCAGAAGGTAAGTCAAACTTTTCTAATGTTATGACTTTGTACGttgaagatttaaaaaatcttatCGTGTGTTTTTCCGCAGTGTCCTCTGCAGCAGTTTCCTCCAGTGAAAGATGTGGTCGATGTTCTGCCTAAACTGAAGACGTTGGCTTTAGGGGATCGAGCGGTGTATGAGAAAGGAATGAAAGCTTTTGTTTCGTATGTCCAAGCGTATGCCAAACATGAGTGTAGCCTGATATTTCGCATGAAAGGTAAGCAACCAatagcaaaaaaacatgtttttttaagatgcaCGTGATGTTTACATTTCTCTGGATTTCCCTGCTACAGATCTGGATTTTGCTACGCTGGCTCGTGGCTTTGCTCTCCTCCGACTGCCCAAAATGCCTGAGCTAAGAGGAAAAACCTTTCCTAACTTCACCGAGGAGAGCATCGATACAGACACCATCcgatttaaagacaaaaacagagagaaacagagacagaagaTGTTAGCACAGCAAAAAATCGACGAGAAAGACCAAGTGTTGAGGAAGAACTTTGTGAAGAAAAATGCCTGGTCCAAACAGAATGACAAAAAGGTCAAAAAGAAGAAGATGGCTGCCAAAAGAAAACGAGATGAGGTGTTTTTACGCTCGCTGTACTTTTGCATAACATTAGAAAACAGATACAAAGCTGAAATTTCCTAAAATTTGTGTAGTTTtactaacatttaaaaactggatatttataaatgtttgagtCATCTTGCATGTCATGCCAAAACGAACGTACCCAAATTCACTATAAATTGAGCACGTCTTATGCATTCTATTAAATCTTAATGTTAAACTTTCCTGTTCTGTGTACGGTTGTAGGGATCCGATGTTGACGACGAGGACATCAAGGAACTTTTAAAGGACGCACGTTTGCTGAAGAAGCTGAAGAAGGGGAAAATCAGTGAGGAagattttgaaaaacacatgaacacagcAGAAACCTCGAAACACAGGCGGGCGGCTGCCACTCATGCGGACAGTCCTAATGACGATGGAGAATGAGCTGCGATCGGCTGTTAAGTTTGAACTGTTTCTGAAGACTTCATACACGTGACAAACTTGGAAGATAACCTGTATCAGCAATGTTAATATGTtttctatatactgtacaagGACAATGTACTCTTCACAAATATCagatatgtgctttataaaataaaaaaattatcatttgtggaaataaagtgtttttgtggTGGTGTGTATTTTTCCTACAACCTATATTGCTATATGATGGGATTTATTGGCATACATTAAACCCATCCAACAgtgaacagttcacccaaaagtgagaATTCAATGAACCTCCAATATTCTTctcaacacaaaagatgatatttttaggagcataaacaaacaacaatagaCCATATTGACTTCCAAGATTATTGGAAATGTTTTATACGATCTATAATTGATTGTTCGTTGGAATAACGAATTTTGTGTCTTTGCAAAACATAGCAGTATTTTTACCACAATCctagaaaagaaaatgtataaaaataaacacattttaaatgtgtttttttttatataaatttttagAAGCGTCTGTTATTTAGTTAATATATTTGATTTGACTTTTatatgaattttttatttgatcctTTTTGGTAACTGTGCTTAATTCGTCGATGTTTTGATGCCCGTTTgtttaagaatatatatatatatatttatatattattaaaaaaacgtcTGCGTGAAGTCTTTCCGGTGTGCTCGCGCTGCGCATGCGCACCAGTTAATCCTACTCACCTCCATCATGGCGGCCAGGGGCCATGTGCAAGACCCTAACGACAGGAGACTACGACCTATTTACGGTAACATTTGCACCATACCCCTGGACCTATACACGCACACGGATCATGTTGGTGATGTAGGACCGTGAACGAGGGAGGTGGACGTTATTAAAGGCTTGCGGGAGCTGTGAAGAGCCGGTGCGGCCTGCGCAACTGAAGCCGCGGTGTCGATTTCGCTGCGCTGCCGAGTGACAGTGCGTCCTTATCCGCTCACTCTCTTATGCCCCAACCGCTGAAAGCATGCATTTTAAACCCTAGTATATAATTATGCTTGAACGTGCGTGTTATTTACATATCAGCTGACTAGTTTATAATCTACCTGATATATCACAGCGATAACAAATTACATCCACATGAGAGAGTTTCaaacgtttattcatttttattttatgtgtttactGCGTATAGATAGTGTCGGATAGTTAACCTACATGCTGAATAATTTATGAAtgctgtttaaattattttatagagCCAGCGGGCTTGTGTCTTTAATGGTCTAAGATAAACTTGTTTATTACCATTCTGGTTCTTTATAGATGCTTTACAATCATCTTGATTACTATTAATGTCTGTATTTTGTCCAAAAGTGTgcagaaaaatgaaattaaatgaacatcatCACTGAGTAATTTGCCTATAATGATGGATAAATTACCACATGAAAATCTACATGACTGCATGTAGTGagtattgttatatatatattatgcaaatgtatattcatatattaattACTGTTTTACGATAGATGGTCTTATATGGCTGCTGTAACAGCATCTCATGTGCATTGCTGGGTAATTTCATGACATTTTcaataatgtaaaatgtgaaagaCACCTGTTTTGAGTTTGGACAAGATTTGTGCATCCACATTGTTTTGTCTTGACATGTGTGATAGTGAATGAATGTTTACTTGTTAATATGAGTGCTTGATAGCCAGTAAGCCcatgtgtttattattatgttaataTGAAGACATAAGGAtgacagatttaaaataaaaaagcacatatGTTTTCAAAACGACCAAATTAGAATAAACCCTTTCTTtagcccccccaaaaaaatctctcatcatttatttacttacatGTGTAAAAcctgtgaaacacaaacaatgttttgaaaaatgttcttcaaaatattgtctttggCATACTGCAGATCAACTACAAGACAAGATTATATATAAAGAATGATGCTACTTATTGTTTGACATTCATCACATTTCATACGTGTCAATACCCATGCTTTGCAGTCCTGCCATTTTATTCTTTcagtgcgtgtttgtgtgttaaggGAACATTCACAGTTATATGGACAGATGGGATGGCAAGCAGAGAGTTGTTGAATACAGCGGTATTCTTATCAGTGATGTGGCATAAAGCTGCCTGTTCTCTTGTACAAGTATGAATGTTTGATCTGGTTAATTTTGGCATCCAGCTGTCATGTGTGTTCTTTTAGCAAAGACTCGTGGGAGGGAGGTTGGGGGGGTTGAGAGAAGGTTAATACAGCAGGTTGGAGGCTAGAAGTAAACGCAACATCCATTTTGACAGCTTTCAcaaaatatctgttttaaaTATGCGCTGGTCTGTAATTCAGTagctttttttattcaaaacaatttagtcttttttagagatgttaaagtgatacttcccccaaaaataaaaattctgtcatcatttactcaccttcgagttgttacgaatgttaatacatttctttgttctgatgaacagaaagatatttggaagaatgcttataaccaaacagatctcaacacccattgactcttatctcaatatctttctctttgttcatcggaacaaaaacatttatacatattagGAACAACtcgacggtgagtaaatgatgacagaatgttcattcttgggtgaagtatcacttaaACATCTCTAATAAAGACTTAATTGTTTTTGGTGTAGTTAATGGTCTGGTTTGGCTACATCAAATTCTCTTAATTCATAAGGAATTCATTTGGATTTTTTGTAATGGTGAATACAGTTTATGAATCCCCTTAAAAAGGCTGTAAGGtcccttttgtgttttgtttatgcaaATTTAAACTGTCAGTTCGTGAACTCTTGAAATTTTAACAGATGTTTACGTTCATGCCATGTCCGCACTCTTCTTTTTTTTAGTGACATTTCATTCAAGTTACTTCAGCAGTATTATTCTGTCATATTGAGCTTGTTGTTCTCTTCTAGATTACCTGGACAATGGCAATAACAAGATGGCAATCCAGCAGGCCGACAAACTGCTCAAGAAGCACAAAGATCTTCACTGCGCAAAGGTGCTTTATTTTATCGCCCCACTACATCTACTGTacacggattcatttagagttcAGACTCTCGCTGATTTCAGCGTCTGTCTGTTAAACTCATTGTCCTGAAACAACATGGTGTTAAACATGCGGCTGATGTCACACTGCAGGTCCTGAAGGCCATCGGTCTGCAGCGCACGGGCAAACAGGATGAAGCATTCACCCTGGCCCAGGAGGTGGCTGTTCTCGAACCCACCGACGACAACTCCCTGCAGGCACTCACCATCCTCTACAGAGAAATGCATCGCCGTGAGTTCTCTCTATATACAGTAACACAGTTATTTCTGAAACATCATATCGTTTTTCACAGGTAATCAGTTTGATTGTGGAATATATAGAAGCGCCATGATGAAAGAAGTTTTGTGGTCGTTGAGAATGAgatcaaatgtgttttcttgtCTGTAGCCGAGTTAGTGACCAAGCTATATGAAGCGGCCGTCAGGAAGGTTCCAACAAGTGAAGACTATCACTCTCATCTCTTCATGGCGTACGCTCGGGTCGGAGAATACAAGAAGATGCAGCAGGTTGGTTGATGtccatctgtttgtgtttgtgagctTTAGAATATCattcttttgtattttgctGATGAAAGTGTATCTTTGGCAGGCTGGAATGGCGCTGTATAAGATTGTTCCTAAAAACCCGTATTACTTCTGGGCGGTTATGAGTTTAGTGATGCAGGTATGAtctgatgttttttattattcatgtgcatatatatataagaatgtAAAATTACGGCATGAGCAGTAGCCTATTATTTCCTATGTCATGTGTGATATGTCATTTAACGTAACATAAATGTTTAGTATGTTGAAATCTGGTTTAGAGATCACCTAT
Proteins encoded in this region:
- the ddx55 gene encoding ATP-dependent RNA helicase DDX55, yielding MENITDGKWESLPVKLHDSISQTLKELKFTYMTPVQSACIPLFMRNKDVAAEAVTGSGKTLAFVIPVLEILLKREEKLRKMQVGALIITPTRELALQITEVMGRFLEKFPQFRQILLIGGSNPIEDVEKFKNQGANIVVATPGRLEDMFRRKADGLDLATAVKSLDVLVLDEADRLLDMGFEMSLNTILEYLPKQRRTGLFSATQTQELEKLVRAGLRNPVRVTVKEKGVAESSVQKTPARLSNYYTVCRAEEKFNNLVAFLRQHKHEKLLVFFSTCACVEYFGKALEVLIKGVAVRCIHGKMKEKRNKIFAGFRELKSGILVCTDVMARGIDIPEVNWVLQCDPPSCASSFVHRCGRTARIGNHGNALVFLLPMEESYVNFLSINQKCPLQQFPPVKDVVDVLPKLKTLALGDRAVYEKGMKAFVSYVQAYAKHECSLIFRMKDLDFATLARGFALLRLPKMPELRGKTFPNFTEESIDTDTIRFKDKNREKQRQKMLAQQKIDEKDQVLRKNFVKKNAWSKQNDKKVKKKKMAAKRKRDEGSDVDDEDIKELLKDARLLKKLKKGKISEEDFEKHMNTAETSKHRRAAATHADSPNDDGE